In Pelmatolapia mariae isolate MD_Pm_ZW linkage group LG8, Pm_UMD_F_2, whole genome shotgun sequence, one genomic interval encodes:
- the fasn gene encoding fatty acid synthase isoform X2, producing MDEIVIAGISGRLPESSNLEEFWENLINGVDMVTEDNRRWTPGLYGLPKRNGKLKDISHFDAAFFGVHPKQANSMDPQLRLMLEIAYEAIVDGGLNPATLRGSKTGVYIGVSGSEAGEAFSRDPEELLGYSMTGCQRGMLANRLSYFFDFSGPSTAIDTACSSSLLALENAFHAIRQGHCDAALVGGVNLLLKPNTSVQFMKLGMLSPEGTCKSFDASGNGYCRSEAAVAVLLTKRPVAKRVYATVINAGNNTDGYKEQGVTFPSGEMQQRLVRSLYQEASVSPEQVEYIEAHGTGTKVGDPQEVNGIVSVFCESKREPLLIGSTKSNMGHPEPASGLAALAKVLLSLERGVWAPNLHFLHPNPDIPALTNGRVRVVDRPVPVRGGIVGINSFGFGGSNVHVILRPAEKTAASASPGKLPRMLQACGRTETAVSSVLQKGKEHAADDAFLSLLNEVSGAPAASMPYRGFALIGSQSDVVEAQQVPGAARPLWYVCSGMGTQWAGMGRSLMQLPDFRDSILRSDAALKETGLVVSRLLMEAQEDAFEDTVHAFVGLAAVQIAQIDLLTKLGLQPDGIVGHSVGELACGYADRSLSHSEALLAAYWRGRCIKEASLPPGGMAAVGLTWEECIAQCPQGVVPACHNAEDTVTISGPQEAVSAFVSELKQQGVFAKEVRSAGVAFHSYYMASIAPALLAALKKVIKEPKKRSPRWVSTSIPQSEWDSALALHSSAEYHVNNLVSPVLFQEGLSLVPENAVVLEIAPHALLQAILKRSLKPTCSVVPLMKRGHTNNLEFFLSNVGRIFMNGIDVDANALCPAVTYPVPVGTPMISPLVQWDHAQTWDIPKAEHFLSGSGGSGSAAVYNIDVSPESADHYLIGHSIDGRVLYPATGYLVLAWRTLVRSLGVVMETTPVTFEDVTIHRATILSNASAVQLEVRLMLATSRFEVSENGNLTVSGKVSILEESALDSFHSEISRQAADRSDASMKLNAHEIYKELRLRGYDYGKTFQGILESNTAGDRGKLEWTGNWVTFLDTMLQMIVLGLPGGGLRLPTRIRSVCVHPAAHLEKVSEYAEGKQAVDVLVSRYLDSITAGGVQICGLHATVAPRRQQLQSPPTLEEFLFVPYVETDCLTANGKLAEQLRLCKALIHRLQQKLAPHGVKLSIPGLQGGSDAPLPSGEPSEPSLLRLLTLLCGLEFNGNLHSELEQVVQKERVCLLKDDLLQGLLVSDALRHCLDITVENSTPGRIKVLEALSDDSQLFSRVMPLLNIQPMLRVDYTATAASLDLLAPHQAPLEELGVAAAQWDPLTGPAAGDIAVGADLVLCNHAWGPVRTEPRLLVANLASGAKESGFVLLHTLLKGETVGETVAFLSSTAQSSSQQGLLTQAEWEEVFSEESLNLVAVRKSFYGSALFLCRRQSVSKQPVFLPVDSKDYQWVETLKEVMSVSSDHPVWLTASQAECGIVGMVNCLRQEPGGNRIRCVFVSNLNESSAAPALQQDHQSIQSVLQKDLVMNVFRDGRWGTFRHQLITHDVNEAPTEAAYVNVLTRGDLSSLRWIASPLRHFVSSSPAVQLCHVYYSSLNFRDIMLATGKLPPDAIPGDQALKQCMLGMEFSGRDPSGRRVMGLLPAKGLATVVDADRRFLWEVPHSWTLEQAASVPVVYATAYYSLVVRGRLRPGETVLIHSGSGGVGQAAIAIALSKKCRVFTTVGSMEKRTYLQKRFPQLSAEAFANSRDTSFERHILLHTQGKGVDVVLNSLAEEKLQASVRCLARHGRFLEIGKYDLSNNTPLGMALFLKNVAFHGILLDALFEEGNQEWEEVSQCLQEGIVGGVVQPLRTTVFDKDQVEQAFRYMAQGKHIGKVLVQVRCEEQGAAVQAACPLSLPAICRTFCHSSHSYIITGGLGGFGLELAQWLMERGARKLVLTSRSGVRNGYQAKRVHEWQNQGVEVFVSTSDVGTLKGTEQLIAEARAMGPVGGVFHLAMVLKDGMLENLTPQLYLEVNKPKNDGTINLDRVTRKLCPELRHFVAFSSVSCGRGNAGQSNYGYANSAMERVCEKRHYDGLPGLAVQWGAIGDVGVVLETMGGNDAVIGGTLPQRMASCLEVLDFFLCQQHPVVSSFVLAERTVVKSEAGNRKDLVDAVAHILGVRDVSSLNADTSLADLGLDSLMGVEVRQTLERDYDIVMAMRDIRQLTINKLRELANSKPEGTSAKKDGVRSVLESDLTKLLVSPSSPTVMSLNKVKSQDAPLFLVHPIEGSIAAFKTLASKLSVPCYGLQCTKAAPLDSIESLAAYYVSCVRQVQPDGPYRVAGYSFGACVAFEMCSQLQTQNQPVEFLFLFDGSHSYVAAYTQSYRAKLTPGNESEAETEALCAFIQQFTGIEYNKLLETLLPLSDLSARVSVAVDLITSAHKDIDRDSLHFAASAFYYKLKAADAYVPSAKYHGSVKLLRAKTSSEYEQNLGADYKLSEVCDGEVSVHVIEGDHRTFLEGEGAESIKNIIHNSLAERAVKPREG from the exons ATGGATGAGATCGTCATAGCTGGAATATCGGGCCGCCTGCCTGAGTCCAGTAACCTGGAGGAATTCTGGGAAAACCTCATCAATGGTGTGGATATGGTAACAGAGGACAACCGGCGATGGACACCAG GTCTGTACGGTCTTCCAAAGAGGAACGGCAAACTCAAAGACATCAGCCACTTCGACGCAGCCTTCTTTGGAGTCCATCCCAAACAGGCCAACAGCATGGACCCGCAGCTGCGCCTCATGCTGGAGATCGCCTATGAGGCTATTGTAGATGGAG GACTGAATCCAGCCACGCTGCGCGGCAGCAAAACAGGCGTGTACATCGGTGTGAGCGGCTCCGAGGCGGGCGAAGCATTCAGCAGAGATCCAGAGGAGCTCCTGGGCTACAGCATGACGGGCTGCCAGCGCGGCATGTTGGCCAATAGACTGTCCTACTTCTTCGACTTCAGCG GCCCCAGCACTGCCATAGACACGGCGTGCTCCTCCAGCCTGCTGGCTCTAGAAAACGCCTTCCACGCCATCCGGCAGGGCCACTGTGACGCTGCTTTAGTTGGGGGAGTGAACCTGCTTCTCAAGCCGAACACTTCAGTGCAATTCATGAAGCTGGGCATGCTCAGTCCAGAGGGGACCTGCAAGTCATTTGATGCTTCAG GAAATGGATACTGCCGCTCGGAGGCAGCGGTGGCAGTGCTGCTGACTAAACGACCGGTGGCTAAAAGAGTGTATGCCACAGTGATCAACGCAGGCAACAACACAGACGGATACAAAGAGCAAG GGGTGACGTTTCCTTCTGGTGAGATGCAGCAGAGGCTGGTTCGTTCACTCTACCAGGAGGCCAGCGTGTCTCCAGAGCAGGTGGAGTACATCGAAGCCCACGGCACCGGGACAAAG GTCGGCGACCCGCAGGAAGTGAATGGCATCGTCAGCGTTTTCTGCGAGTCAAAGCGAGAACCTCTGCTGATTGGCTCCACCAAGTCCAACATGGGTCATCCAGAGCCGGCCTCTGGGCTGGCTGCCCTGGCAAAG GTGCTGCTCTCTCTGGAGCGAGGAGTCTGGGCCCCCAACCTGCACTTCCTCCATCCTAACCCTGACATCCCCGCCCTCACCAACGGTCGGGTTCGAGTCGTCGATCGGCCCGTTCCCGTTCGAGGAGGCATCGTAGGGATCAACTCCTTTGGATTCGGAGGTTCCAACGTTCACGTCATCCTTCGTCCGGCTGAGAAAACGGCCGCCTCGGCTTCACCCGGGAAGCTTCCCAGAATGCTTCAGGCCTGCGGGCGCACAGAGACGGCGGTGAGCTCCGTCCTGCAGAAGGGGAAGGAACACGCTGCGGACGACGCCTTCCTGTCTCTGCTGAACGAAGTGTCAGGAGCGCCCGCCGCCAGCATGCCCTACCGAGGCTTCGCTCTGATTGGCTCTCAGAGCGACGTCGTGGAAGCGCAGCAGGTGCCGGGCGCCGCCAGGCCTCTGTGGTACGTTTGTTCAG GTATGGGGACGCAGTGGGCAGGGATGGGCCGCAGTCTCATGCAGCTGCCAGACTTCAGAGACTCCATTCTGCGGTCCGATGCGGCGCTGAAGGAGACGGGGCTGGTGGTGTCTCGCCTGCTGATGGAGGCTCAGGAGGACGCGTTCGAAGACACCGTTCACGCCTTCGTTGGCCTGGCTGCAGTACAG ATCGCTCAGATCGATCTGCTCACCAAGCTGGGTCTGCAGCCCGACGGCATCGTGGGGCACTCGGTGGGAGAGCTGGCCTGTGGCTATGCTGACCGGTCCCTGAGTCACAGCGAGGCCCTCCTGGCTGCGTACTGGAGAGGCCGCTGCATCAAGGAGGCCAGCCTTCCTCCAGGAGGCATGGCTGCAGTGG gGCTGACCTGGGAGGAGTGCATCGCTCAGTGTCCTCAGGGAGTGGTTCCAGCCTGCCACAACGCTGAGGACACGGTCACCATCTCCGGCCCTCAG GAAGCAGTCAGTGCCTTTGTGTCTGAGCTCAAACAACAAGGAGTGTTTGCAAAGGAAGTGCGCAGTGCCGGGGTGGCGTTTCACTCCTACTACATGGCCTCCATCGCTCCAGCCCTGCTCGCAGCTCTGAAGAAG GTGATCAAAGAGCCAAAGAAGCGTTCGCCACGCTGGGTGAGCACCAGCATCCCTCAGTCTGAGTGGGACTCTGCTTTGGCTCTGCACAGCTCGGCTGAATACCACGTCAACAACCTCGTGAGCCCCGTGCTGTTCCAGGAGGGCCTGAGCCTGGTGCCTGAAAACGCCGTGGTGCTGGAAATAGCTCCGCATGCTCTGCTGCAG GCCATCCTGAAGCGCAGCCTGAAGCCCACGTGTTCAGTCGTCCCCCTGATGAAGAGAGGCCACACCAACAACCTCGAGTTTTTCCTCTCCAACGTCGGGAGAATCTTCATGAACGG CATCGACGTGGACGCCAACGCCCTGTGCCCCGCTGTGACCTACCCTGTGCCGGTTGGCACTCCAATGATCTCGCCCTTGGTGCAGTGGGACCACGCCCAGACGTGGGATATCCCTAAAGCGGAACACTTCCTGTCGGGCTCGGGAGGCTCTGGTTCTGCGGCGGTGTATAACATTG ACGTAAGCCCAGAGTCTGCAGACCACTATCTCATTGGACACAGCATCGATGGGCGTGTCCTCTACCCGGCGACCGGTTACCTGGTGCTGGCCTGGCGCACCTTGGTGAGGAGTCTAGGGGTTGTCATGGAAACGACACCCGTAACCTTTGAGGACGTGACTATCCACAGGGCCACCATCCTGTCAAACGCCA GTGCGGTGCAGTTGGAGGTGCGTCTCATGCTCGCCACCAGCAGGTTTGAGGTTTCGGAGAACGGGAACCTGACTGTCAGCG GTAAGGTGAGCATCCTGGAGGAGTCGGCACTCGATTCATTCCACAGTGAGATCAGCCGGCAGGCTGCCGACAGGAGCGACGCCTCGATGAAGCTTAACGCACACGAGATCTACAAGGAGCTCAGACTGCGAGGTTACGACTATGGAAAAACCTTTCAGGGCATCTTGGAGTCAAACACGGCAG GAGACCGTGGGAAGCTGGAATGGACAGGAAACTGGGTGACGTTTCTGGACACCATGTTGCAGATGATCGTCTTGGGGCTGCCGGGTGGAGGTTTGCGTTTGCCGACCAGAATCCGCTCCGTGTGCGTCCATCCGGCTGCACACCTGGAAAAAGTCAGCGAGTACGCTGAAGGAAAGCAAG CGGTTGATGTCCTCGTAAGCCGTTACCTTGACAGCATCACTGCTGGTGGAGTCCAGATCTGTGGCCTGCACGCCACAGTAGCCCCTCGCCGGCAGCAGCTGCAGAGCCCGCCCACACTGGAGGAATTCCTGTTTGTTCCTTATGTGGAGACGGACTGCCTTACAGCCAACGGGAAGCTGGCAGAGCAGCTGAGGCTTTGCAAAG CTTTGATCCACAGACTGCAGCAGAAGCTGGCCCCTCATGGTGTCAAGCTCTCCATCCCGGGGTTACAGGGGGGGTCGGATGCACCTCTTCCCAGCGGTGAGCCTTCTGAGCCCAGCCTGCTGCGGCTGCTAACCCTGCTCTGTGGCCTCGAGTTCAATGGGAACCTCCACTCTGAGCTGGAGCAGGTGGTGCAGAAGGAGCGGGTGTGCCTGCTTAAAGACGACCTGCTCCAGGGTCTGCTGGTCAGCGACGCCCTGAGACATTGCCTCGACATCACGGTGGAAAACAGCACACCTGGCAGGATCAAAGTGTTGGAG GCTCTCTCAGACGACAGCCAGCTCTTCTCTCGTGTCATGCCCCTGCTCAACATCCAGCCCATGCTCCGTGTGGACTACACTGCGACTGCGGCCAGTCTGGACCTTCTGGCCCCCCACCAGGCTCCCCTGGAGGAGCTCGGTGTCGCTGCGGCTCAGTGGGATCCTCTGACCGGCCCAGCTGCTGGAGACATTGCTGTGGGGGCAGACCTGGTGCTGTGTAACCATGCATGGGGTCCAGTGAGGACAGAGCCCAGGCTGCTGGTAGCAAATCTGGCATCTGGAGCCAAAGAAAGTGGGTTTGTTCTCCTCCACACGCTGCTGAAGGGGGAGACTGTGGGGGAGACTGTGGCCTTCCTGTCCAGCACTGCTCAGAGCAGCAGCCAGCAGGGACTCCTCACACAG GCTGAGTGGGAGGAAGTGTTCTCAGAGGAGTCTCTTAACCTGGTGGCTGTCAGGAAGTCTTTCTATGGCTCCGCCCTCTTTCTGTGTCGCCGTCAGTCTGTGAGCAAACAGCCGGTTTTCCTGCCTGTGGACAGCAAAGACTATCAGTGGGTGGAAACGCTCAAG gaagtgatgtcagtgtCCTCAGACCATCCAGTGTGGCTGACTGCTTCTCAGGCAGAGTGTGGGATTGTGGGAATGGTCAACTGTTTACGGCAAGAGCCTGGTGGCAACCGAATACG ctgtgtgtttgtgtccaatCTAAACGAGTCTTCAGCAGCACCAGCCCTCCAGCAGGACCACCAGTCCATCCAGTCAGTACTGCAGAAGGATCTGGTCATGAACGTGTTCAGGGACGGACGCTGGGGCACCTTCAGACACCAGCTCATCACTCATG ATGTAAATGAAGCGCCGACCGAGGCTGCTTACGTCAACGTGCTGACACGAGGTGACCTGTCGTCTCTGCGCTGGATCGCGTCCCCGCTTCGCCACTTTGTGAGCAGCAGCCCTGCTGTGCAGCTGTGCCACGTCTACTACAGCTCGCTCAACTTCAGAGATATCATGCTGGCTACTGGCAAGCTGCCGCCTGACGCCATCCCAG GGGACCAGGCTCTAAAGCAGTGCATGCTGGGTATGGAGTTTTCTGGTCGCGACCCCAGCGGGCGTCGTGTGATGGGGCTGTTGCCTGCTAAAGGCCTGGCGACGGTTGTGGATGCTGACAGAAGGTTCCTTTGGGAGGTTCCCCACAGCTG gacACTGGAGCAGGCAGCTTCTGTGCCAGTGGTTTATGCCACAGCGTATTACTCCCTGGTAGTGCGTGGCAGATTACGCCCTGGAGAGACCGTGCTCATCCACTCAGGGTCAGGAGGCGTGGGCCAGGCTGCCATCGCCATAGCGCTCAGTAAGAAGTGCAGAGTGTTTACTACAGTCG GCTCAATGGAGAAGCGGACGTACCTGCAGAAGAGATTCCCTCAGCTATCAGCAGAGGCTTTCGCCAACTCCAGAGATACTTCCTTCGAACGGCACATTCTGCTCCACACACAAGGCAAAG gggtGGATGTGGTGCTGAATTCTCTGGCTGAGGAGAAGCTGCAGGCCAGTGTTCGCTGCCTCGCTCGACACGGACGATTCCTGGAGATCGGCAAATATGACCTTTCCAACAACACTCCTCTGG GGATGGCGTTATTCCTTAAGAATGTGGCTTTCCATGGTATCCTGCTGGATGCTCTCTTTGAAGAGGGCAATCAAGAGTGGGAGGAGGTGTCCCAGTGTCTGCAGGAGGGCATTGTGGGAGGAGTAGTTCAGCCTCTGAGAACCACAGTGTTCGATAAGGACCAAGTGGAGCAAGCATTCAGATACATGGCTCAGGGCAAGCACATCGGCAAGGTCCTGGTTCAG GTGCGTTGTGAGGAACAGGGAGCAGCTGTACAGGCTGCTTGCCCTCTGTCGCTGCCAGCTATCTGTCGCACCTTCTGCCACTCGTCCCACTCCTACATTATAACTGGGGGGCTCGGGGGGTTTGGTTTGGAGCTTGCTCAGTGGCTGATGGAGAGGGGAGCCCGCAAACTGGTGCTGACTTCTAGATCAGGCGTGAGAAACG GTTACCAGGCGAAGCGGGTGCATGAATGGCAGAATCAGGGCGTGGAGGTGTTTGTGTCCACCAGTGATGTCGGCACACTGAAAGGAACAGAGCAACTGATTGCTGAGGCCCGTGCCATGGGTCCAGTGGGTGGTGTCTTTCACCTAGCCATG GTGTTGAAAGACGGTATGTTGGAGAATTTAACTCCTCAGCTTTATCTCGAAGTTAACAAACCTAAAAATGACGGCACCATCAACCTGGACAG AGTAACAAGGAAACTGTGTCCCGAGCTCAGACACTTTGTGGCCTTCTCTTCAGTCAGCTGTGGCCGTGGCAACGCTGGCCAAAGTAATTATGGCTACGCCAACTCTGCGATGGAGCGCGTGTGTGAGAAGCGCCACTATGATGGCCTGCCTGGACTTGCAGTCCAGTGGGGTGCCATTGGTGATGTTGGGGTGGTTCTAGAGACCATGGGTGGGAATGATGCTGTGATCGGTGGCACCCTCCCGCAGCGCATGGCCTCCTGTCTGGAAGTGCTGGACTTCTTCCTGTGCCAGCAGCACCCAGTGGTGTCCAGCTTTGTGCTGGCAGAGAGGACGGTCGTAAAGAGTGAAGCAGGAAACCGGAAAGACTTGGTGGATGCTGTAGCTCACATTCTAG GTGTGCGGGATGTCAGCAGTCTGAATGCTGACACCTCATTGGCTGATTTGGGTCTGGACTCTTTGATGGGCGTTGAGGTTCGCCAGACTCTGGAACGCGACTATGACATCGTCATGGCCATGAGGGATATCCGCCAGCTCACCATTAACAAGTTGCGAGAGCTGGCCAATAGCAAGCCAGAAGGAACAAGCG CTAAGAAGGACGGCGTTCGCTCTGTGTTGGAGTCTGATCTGACCAAGCTGTTGGTCAGCCCCAGCAGCCctactgtgatgtcactcaACAAGGTGAAGAGCCAGGACGCGCCCCTGTTCCTGGTACATCCCATCGAGGGCTCCATCGCAGCCTTTAAGACTCTTGCTTCTAAGCTCAGTGTGCCTTGCTACGGCTTGCAGTGCACCAAAG CTGCTCCTCTGGATAGCATTGAGTCCCTGGCTGCCTACTACGTGAGCTGTGTCAGGCAGGTGCAGCCGGACGGGCCGTACAGAGTCGCTGGATATTCTTTTGGTGCCTGTGTAGCATTTGAAATGTGCTCTCAGCTGCAGACCCAGAATCAGCCGGtggagttcctgtttctctttgatGGCTCACATTCATATGTGGCGGCGTACACACAG AGCTACAGGGCCAAGCTAACCCCCGGCAACGAGTCTGAGGCTGAGACTGAAGCCTTGTGTGCCTTCATCCAGCAGTTCACTGGCATTGAATACAACAAG CTTTTGGAGACTCTTCTTCCGCTGTCAGACCTGAGTGCACGTGTCAGTGTGGCGGTGGACCTAATCACCTCCGCTCACAAGGACATCGACCGAGACTCACTGCATTTTGCAGCCTCCGCCTTCTACTACAAGCTAAAGGCTGCTGATGCATATGTACCTTCTGCAAAATACCACGGCAGTGTGAAGCTGCTGCGCGCCAAAACCAGCAGCGAATATGAGCAAAACCTGGGAGCTGACTATAAGCTCAGCGAG GTCTGTGATGGCGAGGTGTCGGTCCACGTCATCGAGGGAGATCACCGCACTTTCCTAGAAGGCGAGGGGGCGGAGTCTATCAAGAACATCATTCATAACTCACTGGCTGAGCGAGCTGTCAAACCAAGGGAGGGTTAA